The genomic region CTCCCCGAGCGCGGTGACCGTGCCCGAGCTCAACGGCTCCAGACCGAGGATCGCTCGCAGCAGCGTGGTCTTGCCCGAGCCGCTCGGGCCGAGCACGGCGATCAGCTCACCGGGCGCGACGTCGAGGTCCAGCCCGCTCCACAGCTCGCGGTCGCCGCGGTGGAGTCCGGCGCCGCTGATCTGCAGAACGGGCTCGTCGGTCACGCTGCGAGCGCCTCGCTCATCGCGTCGATGTTCGCCTGCATCCACGAGATGTAAGTCTGGCCGTCCGGCAGGGTCTCTGTGAACTCCACGACCGGGATGTCTCCGGCATCCGCTTCGTCGATGACCTGGTTCGTCTCGGCCCCGCCGGTCTGGCTGTTGGCCACGACGAGCGCGACATCGCCGGAGCGCAGGATCGTCAGGGCCTCCAGCAGCGTGGCCGGGGGAACGTCCTGCCCCTCCTCGACGGCCTCGCTGAACGCGTCCGGCGTCAGGTTCACCAGGCCCGCCGCCTCGAGCAGGTAGAGCCCCACCGGCTCGGTCGCGAAGACGCCGGAACCGGCGTGCGCAGCCGAGATCGCGTCGAGGTCGCCCTCGAGGCCCGCGAGCTCGGCGGCGAACGCGTCGGCGTTGGCGGCGAAGGCGTCGGCGTTCTCGGGCTGCAGCTCGCCGAGCTCGGCGGCGACCGCCTCGGCGACCGCCTCGATCGTGTGGGGGTCGTACCAGACGTGCTCGTTGAAGCCCTCGACGTGGTCGTGGTCGTCCGCGGATGTCTCGTCGGCGTGGTCGTCCCCGGACTCCGCTCCGGGCCACGCGTGCGAGAGCTCGGACGCGGTGATGACGTGCGCCTCGGTGCCGGTGGACTCGATCATGGCGTCCATGAAGCTGTCGTAGCCCCCGCCGTTGGCGACGATCAGGTCGGCCTGCGAGACCGTCAGCTGATCGGCGGCGCTGGCCTCGAAGGAGTGCGGGTCCATCGATGCGGACTCGATGATGCTCGTCACCTCGACGAGACCGCCCGCGACCTGCTCCGCGATGTCGCCGTAGACGTTGGTCGAGGTCACGACGGTGATGCCGTCGTCGGCACCGCCCGCGTCCGCGCCCTCCCCTCCGGCGCAGCCGGCGAGGACGATGGCGGATGCCGCGGCGAGGCCGAGCACGGGAAGAGCACGTCGAGCGAAGGTCATGCATCCATCGTACGTGTTATCGATAATGATTCTCAACTTCACGACATGCTCCGGTGATCTCGCGTGCACCCGGAGCGGGCACGCGTCCGGCCCGGGCATGGAACCGGTGTCGCACCCCCGCTATGGTGTGCGCATGACCCGCGCGGACGCGTCGAGCGCGCTCCCCCCGGCCGCGCATCTGGGCCGGTCGGCGCTGCGGGCCCTGCCGTTGCAGATCGGCTACGTGGTGGCTGCCGCCGTCCTGGGGCTCGCCGGCGCCCCCGTCCAGCCGTGGCTCGTCGCACTGCTCGTGATCGCGCTGTGGACGCCCACCCTCGCCGAGCTCGTCTTCCGCACGACGCTGCCGCTGGTCTTCCAGGTGCACTTCCTGATCTTCCTCACGGCGGGCGCCTTCGCCGGCAGCGCTCTGAGCCTCTATCGCGCGTTCCCGAACTGGGACACCATCGTGCACGCCGACTCGGGCGTGCTGCTTGCCTGGCTCGGGCTGCTGCTCGTCCGCCGGGCCGAGGAGCGCAGCGAAGCGCCTTCGCCGCGATGGTTCGCCTTGACCGTGACCGCGATGACCCCGATGGCCTTCGCCGCCGCGTGGGAGATCTGCGAGTACGCCAGCGACGCCCTCGTCGGCACCGTCGCGCAGGGCGGACTGCACGACACGATGACAGACATGCTCGCCGGCACGCTCGGGGGCCTCGCGACCGTCGCCGTCGTCATGGTCGTTCCGCGGCCACGCAGCATCGTCCCCGACTCGCTCGCGCAGCGCCGCGCGGAGGCACCGCCGGTCTGACGCTGCGCGATCGGCCGGGGCCCGGACCTCAATCGAGCAGCAGCGCAGGCTCTTCGAGCACCGAGGCGACGTCGGCCACGAAACGGCTCATGCCGTCGCCGTCGATGACGCGGTGGTCGAACGAGCCCGACACCGTCGTCACCCAGCGGGGCCGAACCTCGCCGTCGACGACCCACGGCTTCTGCCGGATCGCGCCCATCGCGACGATGCCGGCCTCGCCCGGGTTGATGATCGGCGTCCCTGCGTCCATCCCGAACACCCCGATGTTGGTGATCGTGATGGTGCCGCCCTGCTGGTCGGCCGGCGGTGTCTTGCCGTCACGGGCCGTGCGGGTGAGGTTCTCGAGGGCCTTGGCCAGCTCACGTGTCGACAGCGTGTGGGCGTCCTTGATGTTCGGCACGAGCAGGCCGCGCGGCGTCGCCGCCGCGATGCCCAGGTTGACGAAGTGGCGCACGCGGATCTCTGCGCCGTCCTCGGTGTCGATCCAGGCCGCGTTGACCTGCGGCGTGCGACGCACCGCCCAGATGACGGCGCGGGCCATGATCAGCAGGGGCGAGATGCGGATGTCGGCGAAGTCCGGCGACGCCTTCAGGCGCTTGACCAGCTCCATCGTGCGCGTGGCGTCGACATCCGTCCACACCGACACATGCGGCGCCGTGTAGGCGCTCTTGACCATGCCGCTGGCGACGGCCTTGCGCACGCCCTTGACCGGGATCGTCTCCTCGCGGCCCGACGCCGCCAGCTGCGACGGCGCCTCGGCCTGGACGGGGGCGACGGCGGTCGCGGCGACGTCGGGCGCGACCGGGATGCGCTCCTCGCGCACCTCGCTCCACGCCGGCGTCTCGATATTGCGGAACACCGACGCCTGCTGCGCGTGCCGCAGCACGTCCTCGCGGATGACCTCTCCGGCCGGGCCGCTCGCAGCGACCGCGCCGAGGTCGACGCCGAGGTCGCGCGCGAGCTTGCGGATCGGCGGCTTGGCGACCACGCCGACCGACTTCGCGACGCGCTCGACGGGCGAGGCCGCCGGCTTCTTCCGCCGCGAGGCGACGGCCCCGGCGTTGCCGTAGCCGACGAGGACGGCGCCCTCACCCGCCGCCGGCTCGGGGGGCGCGCCGTGCTCGCTCTGCCCGACGGTCGCGGGAGCGGACGCCGTCGCCGCGGACTCGATCGTGATGATCGGGGCGCCGACGTTGACCGTGGTGCCCTCGGCCGCGATGAGCTCGCCGACGACGCCGGCGAACGGCGAGGGAAGCTCGACCAGCGACTTCGCGGTCTCGATCTCGACGAGGACGTCGTTGACCGCGACGGTGTCGCCGGGGGCGACCCGCCAGGACACGACCTCGGCCTCGGTCAGGCCCTCGCCGACGTCGGGGAGGACGAATGTCTGCGTGCTCATGGGATCTCCCGGATCAGTAGGCGAGGGCGCGGTCGACGGCCTCGAGGATGCGGTCGGGGTCGGGCAGGTAGACGCCCTCGAGCTTGGCGGGCGGGAACGGCACGTCGAAGCCCGACACCCGCAGCACCGGAGCCTCGAGCGCATAGAACGCCTGCTCCATGACGGTCGCCGAGACCTCGCTGCCCACCGAGACGTTGCCGGGGGCCTCCTGCGCGTAGACCATGCGGCCGGTGCGGCGCACCGACTCGAGGATCGGCCCGTAATCCACCGGCGACAGCGAGCGCAGGTCCACGACCTCGCAGCTGGTGCCCTCGGACTCGGCGAGCGCGGCCGCCTGCAGCAGCGTATGCACCATCGCGCCGTGCCCGACGAGCGTGACGTCGGTGCCGCGGCGCACGATGCGGCTCGCGTGCAGCGGCAGGGCGCGGGCGGCGGTGTCGACCTCGCCCTTCATCCAGTACTTCGCCTTCGGCTCGAGGAAGATGATCGGGTCGTCCGAGGCGATCGCGTCCTGGATCATCCAGTAGCCGTCGTTCGGGGTCGAGGGGCTCACGACACGCAGACCCGGTGTGTGGGCGAAGTACGCCTCGGGGCTCTCCTGGTGGTGCTCGACCGCGCCGATGTGACCGCCGTAGGGGATGCGGATGACGACGGGCATCGACACCGCGCCCTCGTGACGGTTGGTGAACTTCGCCAGCTGAGAGGTGATCTGGTCGAAGGCGGGGAAGACGAACCCGTCGAACTGGATCTCGATGACGGGCCGGAAGCCGGCCATCGCCAGCCCGATCGCCGTCCCGACGATGCCCGACTCGGCCAGCGGCGTGTCGAGCACGCGCTGCTCGCCGAACTCGGCCTGCAGCCCCTCGGTGACGCGGAAGACACCGCCGAGGCGGCCGATGTCCTCGCCCATGAGCAGGACCCGGTCGCTGTCGGTCATGGCCTTGCGCATCCCGGCGTTGAGCGCGCGGGAGAAGGGCATCGTCGTCACGGTCGTGGCGGTCATGCCGCACCCCCCCCGTCGAAGGACGCCTCGTAGTCGGCGAGCCACGCCCGCTGCTCATCGACGCGCGGGTGCGGCTCGGAGTAGGCGTGGGCGAACATCGTGTCGCGCTCGAGGCCGTCGAGCTCGTTGGTGCGCATGCGTATGTCGTCGGCGACCGCGGCCGCCTCGGCGTCCACGCCGGCGAAGAAATCGTCCCCGGCGCCGCGCGAGCGGAGATACGCGGCCATGCGGTCGATCGGATCGCGCCCGGCCCAGCCGGCCTCCTCGTCGGACGTGCGGTACTTCGTCGGGTCGTCGCTGGTGGTGTGGGCGCCCATGCGATAGGTCATCGCCTCGATCGCCCGGGGGCCGTCGCCGGCGCGGGCCTCGTCGAGCGCGAGCCGCGTCACGGCGTAGCTGGCCAGCACGTCGTTGCCGTCGACCGGGATCGACTCCATGCCGTAGCCGTCGCCGCGCCGGTACAGCGGCGAACGCGACTGCGTCTCCACCGGCACCGAGATCGCCCACTGGTTGTTCTGCAGGAAGAAGACCTCAGGCGTGCGGTAGCTCGCGGCGAAGACCATCGCCTCATGGACGTCACCCTGGCTCGACGCGCCGTCGCCGTAGTAGACCATGACAGCCTCGTCGCGCTCGGGGTCGCCGGTCCCGCAGCGCCCGTCGAACACGAGCCCCATGCCGAGCCCGGTCGCGTGCAGCGTCTGCGCGCCGAGCACGAGCGTATAGATGTGCGTGTTGCCGTTCTTGGGATCGGTCGGGTCCCACCCGCCGTGCGTCAGGCCGCGCATCAGGCGGATGATGTCGATCCCGTCGACACCGCGGATGCGGGTGACGACGTGCTCGCGGTACGACGGGAACAGGTGGTCCTGCGGCCGCGCGGCGCGGGCGGATCCGACCTGAGCCGCCTCCTGGCCGAGGCTCGGCGGCCACAGCGCAAGCTGGCCCTGCCGCTGCAGATTGGTGGCCTGCCGGTCATAGGCGCGGATGACCGCCATATCGCGGTACAGACCCCCGAGTTCGGCCTCGCCGAGGCCGTCGATGAGGTCGAGATATCGCTCGGCGGCGGGCGTCGGCGCGAACGATCCGTCCGCGGCGAGCACGCGCACCAGGCGCGGGTCTTCAATGGGAGCCGCTGGGGTCACTCCTCCACGCTAGCCCCTCGCCGCGTGCCCCTCTGGGAGGTCTTC from Microbacter sp. GSS18 harbors:
- a CDS encoding thiamine pyrophosphate-dependent enzyme, translated to MTPAAPIEDPRLVRVLAADGSFAPTPAAERYLDLIDGLGEAELGGLYRDMAVIRAYDRQATNLQRQGQLALWPPSLGQEAAQVGSARAARPQDHLFPSYREHVVTRIRGVDGIDIIRLMRGLTHGGWDPTDPKNGNTHIYTLVLGAQTLHATGLGMGLVFDGRCGTGDPERDEAVMVYYGDGASSQGDVHEAMVFAASYRTPEVFFLQNNQWAISVPVETQSRSPLYRRGDGYGMESIPVDGNDVLASYAVTRLALDEARAGDGPRAIEAMTYRMGAHTTSDDPTKYRTSDEEAGWAGRDPIDRMAAYLRSRGAGDDFFAGVDAEAAAVADDIRMRTNELDGLERDTMFAHAYSEPHPRVDEQRAWLADYEASFDGGGAA
- a CDS encoding dihydrolipoamide acetyltransferase family protein, translated to MSTQTFVLPDVGEGLTEAEVVSWRVAPGDTVAVNDVLVEIETAKSLVELPSPFAGVVGELIAAEGTTVNVGAPIITIESAATASAPATVGQSEHGAPPEPAAGEGAVLVGYGNAGAVASRRKKPAASPVERVAKSVGVVAKPPIRKLARDLGVDLGAVAASGPAGEVIREDVLRHAQQASVFRNIETPAWSEVREERIPVAPDVAATAVAPVQAEAPSQLAASGREETIPVKGVRKAVASGMVKSAYTAPHVSVWTDVDATRTMELVKRLKASPDFADIRISPLLIMARAVIWAVRRTPQVNAAWIDTEDGAEIRVRHFVNLGIAAATPRGLLVPNIKDAHTLSTRELAKALENLTRTARDGKTPPADQQGGTITITNIGVFGMDAGTPIINPGEAGIVAMGAIRQKPWVVDGEVRPRWVTTVSGSFDHRVIDGDGMSRFVADVASVLEEPALLLD
- a CDS encoding zinc ABC transporter substrate-binding protein; the encoded protein is MTFARRALPVLGLAAASAIVLAGCAGGEGADAGGADDGITVVTSTNVYGDIAEQVAGGLVEVTSIIESASMDPHSFEASAADQLTVSQADLIVANGGGYDSFMDAMIESTGTEAHVITASELSHAWPGAESGDDHADETSADDHDHVEGFNEHVWYDPHTIEAVAEAVAAELGELQPENADAFAANADAFAAELAGLEGDLDAISAAHAGSGVFATEPVGLYLLEAAGLVNLTPDAFSEAVEEGQDVPPATLLEALTILRSGDVALVVANSQTGGAETNQVIDEADAGDIPVVEFTETLPDGQTYISWMQANIDAMSEALAA
- a CDS encoding alpha-ketoacid dehydrogenase subunit beta, with the protein product MTATTVTTMPFSRALNAGMRKAMTDSDRVLLMGEDIGRLGGVFRVTEGLQAEFGEQRVLDTPLAESGIVGTAIGLAMAGFRPVIEIQFDGFVFPAFDQITSQLAKFTNRHEGAVSMPVVIRIPYGGHIGAVEHHQESPEAYFAHTPGLRVVSPSTPNDGYWMIQDAIASDDPIIFLEPKAKYWMKGEVDTAARALPLHASRIVRRGTDVTLVGHGAMVHTLLQAAALAESEGTSCEVVDLRSLSPVDYGPILESVRRTGRMVYAQEAPGNVSVGSEVSATVMEQAFYALEAPVLRVSGFDVPFPPAKLEGVYLPDPDRILEAVDRALAY